The genomic region GGATGCGTTTATCTTAAGATTCCACGAAGTTCCGCCTGAAATATTTGCAAGTATTGCAAAATCTTCGGCTCTTTCGCCGACGGACAAGGTATCTCCCTCATTCCATTTAGCCTGAGTGTTTGCGGTAGACGATACCGGTTCGTCAGGTCTGAAATCCTTCATTTTGTAAACGTTATAACCCGCATTTGCCAAGTAATCCAAGTCGTGCGCCGTCAAGACAAACGGAGAGACGGTACCGAAGGTTTTGCCTGCAGGGTTAAAGCCGTTCGCTGTGTATATGTGAGACTCCGAAACTATCTGTACCCACGCCGTCTTTACGGTATTGTTGTCGCTTACATTGCCGCTTAAACGTACAGTGCCTCCCAAAACTTCACCGTCCGCATCCGGATAATCTACGGTAATCGTCGGCCGGTCGCCTTGCGGATCAAGCTGAACAAGGTGTGCCTTTTCAATTTTGTTTCCGGCCGAATCTACGGCTTTTACCCATACGTAGAGTTTTACTATTTTTGAAAAAGGATTGCTGTGATCTTGAAGAGCTGCGGTTGTCGTAACTCCGAAGTCCACAAGATAATCGTTTAAAGTCTTTGCATGCGTTCCCGTAGCGCCACCGCCTATATCGCCGTCAAAGTACACGTACCATGAAAGCGTTGCATCGTTTATCTGCGTGTAAACGGTCTTGGAAGAAATGTCGCCCAGCGAAGTGGAAACATTGTTTTCATCCAGCCATGTAAACGCAGTGCTGCCGTTATCATCGTCCGGAGATACGGTGGAATTTGTCGAAACCGCATAATACATGGTAGAAGAACTGTCTACCGAACCGTATACGCTTACGGCGCCGCTTATAGTGGTGTTCTGAGACGGCGATTGTACGATAATTTTAGGAGCCGTATTGTCGACAGCTAAATTCTGTGTGATATTTGTTGCGTGTCCCGAACTGTCCGTAACCGTAACGGTAAGAACCATGGAACCGCTTCCGTTTGAACATGCAATGTTTTCAAAAAGATAGTAATCTATTGTGTCAGAAGGGCCTGCTTCCGTATTTGCAGCGGTCATAGCCTTGGCGGTATAGTTTGCGACGGCAACGGGAGTGCCGTTGTCGGCTGTGAGGCCTGAAGTTTTGGCCTTAACGTGGGCAATTCCGTTTTCGTCGTTTGCGGTAAGTTTTATTTGGAAAGACGGTTTGTCTCCGCCTAAAAGAACGGAAGAATACGAAGTTGTCCATGTTTTACCGGCATTCGTAATTGCAAGTCCGTCCGTACTGATCCCGGTCATAGCGGCCGAAGGCGCGGAAGTGTCGACGCGGAGATAAAGGACGGAATCGGCATGGGATACCGTACCGAATGTATTCGTGTCGTCGGAAAGATAAATTGCGTCTACGGAATATGAAGCCTGCGACGTAAATTTTTCGCCGGCGGAATCCGTAACTTGGAAATATACTTTCTGACTTCCGTTGCTGGTGAATGTGTAAGTCCATGAATTCCCGTTACCGAGCGTAAGAGCTGTTTCATTGTTCCAATCCGTATCGGTCGGTATTGAAGCGCTTATGATCAGTTTTATTGAATTGACGCCGTCATCGTCGCTGACGGTTCCTCTGAGAACATTTGAGCCTATAAGCCATACATAGTTTGAGGAAGTCATGCCTGTTAATGTAAGGTTTGTAAATGAAACAACGGGTCTGTCGCTGCTCTGATCGATATTTATGCTTCTTATTTCTTGTTTTGTGTTTCCGGCGGAATCCGTCGCAAGAGCTCTCAGCCTTACCACGGAATTATCCGCTATGCCGTGAGCAGGGTCGGTAGTGTTGAAATTATAAGACCAATTATAGCCGTCCGTAGCCGAAAAAGTTTGCAAGAGATGCCAGTCGCTTTCCGGAGGAGAAACCGCCGTTGAAGTGGTATAGGAAAGGGCGACGCTTGAAAGCTCTTTGTTGTCATAGCTCGTCCCGCTTACGCTGATCGTTTTGTTCACTCTGGCGTTTTCAGCCGGCACCGTAAACGATACCGTCGGGGCAGTTGTATCTACGGAAAGAGACGCTATTTTTATATTGTCTATCTTGTTTCCGGCAGAGTCCGTTACCAAAGCGTAAACTCCCGACTCCGAACCTAAAGAGCTGAACCATGCATTGGCGTTCCCGCTGCCGTCGGCTGCGTCGATCGTAAGCGTCCACGCTCTTTTGCCGTCCGAATCGGGCGCGCCTAATACTAAGGATCCGTAAGAAGGAGTCGCACTGGGATTATCCGACGCAATTTTATTTGTCGTATTGCCTATGTATACCGAAACCGCGGTGACGCCCGACGCCTGTATGCTTGGGGACGGTTTCGGGTCTGTCGTAAAGCCCGTTATGGAAATATCCGCTTTGCCGTTTGTCAATATAACGGAAGTTGAAGAAGATTCTATTGTGGGGGCCGTAGTGTCTATGTTGATAGTGTATGTTTTTACCGCCGAAACGTTGCCTGCGTTATCGGTCGCGGCAATGTAAAGTATATTGCTCCCTTCCGCAAAGCCTGAAATCGTCGCCGAAAAAGCGCAAAATTCGCCTTTCGCCGAGGCAGGGTTTACAAACCCGTCCGCCGTAAGAGTTCCGTCAGGGTTTAGGGTTGTGTTTATGGAATTATTTAAGTTGTAATAAACGGCTGAAATTCCGCTTCCGTTTTCCTCAAAGTAATCGGTGATTTTTAACGCCGTTGAATTATACCAAGTCGCACCTAAAGAATCGTAGTCGGTTGAGTTGACCTCTGCCTTATGAGTTGCGTCGTTTTTGATTGCCGGCGCCGTATTATCTATTGTGTAATTGATCGAAGAAGAAGTTTCCTGTCCGTATTTGTCTTTTGCGGAGTAGGTAAGCGTTACGGTTTGGCCTTCAGTTCCGGCGGCGGTTATCGTATCAGTCCACGGCTTTTCTGGAACCGGCGGCGCGGGAGTATCGAAGGCGGGGTTTGTCGGAGTATCTGGGCTTCCGTGATTGCTTTTACCGCTGAGAGTTACAGCCGTTTTGTCGGAAGCTGTTCCCGTAACTTTAAAGATTTGTCCTGTTTTGTAATAGGAACCCGATGTATTGTTTATAACAAGCGTCGGAGATCCCTTGTCTACCGCGACAAAGAAATTTTTCTTTGTAATATTAGTACTGGGAACAGGCTGGGCGTTTGATTCCGCTGCAAAGCCCGTCCTGTCAAGCACCGTAAATTGAATTTCATATTCACCTTCTGTGGACGGCAAGCTGTAACTGAAAGGATAGGTGGAGGAATTTCCGCCTGTAAGAAGCGTAGTTTCGGTAAAAGGATCTGATGAATTTGCCGTTCTGTAACCGATTGAAACTTTTGCGACGGCGTCGTCATCGGAAATAGTTCCCAAAAGCTTGTTGTTGCTTGTCACTCCGAAAAGATTTCCGTAATAAGTGTTTCCTACCTGATGTACCGTTGCGCTTATATTTGCCAAAGCTACGTCATAAAAATTACTTCCGGTAACGACAGGTTTGTCGGAGGATTGTTTGACTTCCAGCGGCGTTCCGCTGTCGTTCCCGTTGTTTAAATACTGTGTTGTCGAATAGGAATTCACATTTCCCGCATGATCTTTTGCGTAATATACGATCTTTACGGATGTGTTGTCTTGGATATGGTATACAGGATCCGTCGTACGAATTGTTTCTGAAAACGAATATTTTGCGCCTAGATCGCTTGAAGTGTATGAAGGGGCAGCCGCACTTGCAGGCGAGAAAATCTCATAGTAAATATTTTTAAGAGCCGATTCTGTTACGGAACCGCTTATTGTGAGCTTACCGTTTACAAGAGAATCCGTTCCTGAAGCGACTATGGGACTTACGGAAGAAATGGTAATATCGGGTTTTTTCGTATCCACATGAATACGGCGATTTCTCGTGCTTATTTGACCGTTTACTCCTGTTACGGTAACGGTTACGTTAAAAAGATATTGCCTGCCGCTGTTTGTGAGAGATGTGGTTTCACAGGTAAAGTATCCCGCTCCGTGTACAAGATCAAAGGTCCATTTATTGTCCAAAGAATTATAGATTGCGTTTCCAGTAATAGTTCCTACGGTGAGGTTTGTCTGTTCGTCCGTAACCTGTACGGAATATTGGACGGAATTTATTCCTCCTCCTCCGGTCGCTTTTCCGCTGAAAGTCATATCGCTTGAATTAAAATAACCCAAATCGTCTGCGGAATTTATGAAGGTTGAGGGTAGGGTATTGTCCCATGTTATTGCAGGCGGTGTTCCCGACACCGAAGCTTTAAATCCGTAGTATCTGTCGTCGGCGTTTGTCATCGGCGTGTTGTCGGCATCGTTTCCTGAAACGGCTATGACATAATACTTTCCTGCCGTAATAGTACTGCCTATTTGGACTTCCCAGGAATAAGAGTCCACGGAAGATCCCGTATAAGCTGAATTATCTGCAAGTTGCAGCTTAACGGCAGCGTTCGCAGGATCTGCCGCATAGGCGTCCGGGTCGTCATAGATGGTTTGCAGAACAGCGGGCGTAAGAACCCTCTCCGTGCCCGGATCCGCGCTGTCCTTGTACGGGCCGAATTGCCATGCTTTAAGGGTTTCGGGCTTTACAAGAGTTCCGTCGCGTCCTGAAATCGCGGAAACAGAAACCTTTTGTCCGCCTGAAGCGGAATTTGTAAAAGTTGCGGTTCCTACGTCTGCTGCGGTAAATCCGTAGCCTATTACGCTGTATTTAGGGCTGGCATCCGGATTTATTGAAAATTTTGTTACGTTTGTTATATAACTCGGGTTTGTAAGTATTGCTTTTGCGCTTGTTTGCACCGATTCGGGAAGCGTTGAAGTTTCATTATATATCTGTTTAATGTCCGATATGGTAAGTCCGAGCCCGGTTCCGCTCGTACTCATAAGTTCAGAATATACCTTGTCGTAAAGATATAATTTTCCCTCGTTTGAATTTCCGTTTCCCGTTGCGCCCGATGAGGGATTTTTGTATTCTCTTGCGGAATCGGCTAGGCTTATCACTGCGTAAAGTTTTTTATTTCCCGACGCGCCGCCATACCAGGCCGCATACCTTGCATTTAATTCGCTTGTGCCGCCTGCCGAATACTTTGCAAATACGATATCGGTTCCGCCTGAAATGTCGATATTGCTTTCAGTATATGTGCCTAAGAGAGTTGCGGGGCTTAAGTTATTAGGATCCGTAGACGTGTCGTAGACGCTCACAGTCATGTTCACAGCATGGTCTTCCGCTATTTGGCCGCTTACTTTAAAACGGGTACCGTACTCCGTCGGGTCGCTTGACGCGTTTGTTCCGTCAACGCCGGGAGAACTTATTACAAAAACGGGAGGGGTATTGTCTATCGTCAATGCGACCGACGAAGTTCCCGACGTCCTGCCGGCGGCGTCTTTCGCCGTAACCGAAAAAACATAATTGCCGTCGGGCAGCGTCCAGCCGTTGTATCCGCCGGCAGGGACTCTTGCATTTAAATTTGCGCTCCACGAATTTCCTGAAATTGAAGCCCAATATGTGCCGTAAGAGACGTGAGTGTTGGTATTCGTAACAGCGATGCTTATCGAGGTAACTCCTTCGTCGTCGGAGCATGCTCCTGCAAGCGTAAAAGAATCTTTTATTATCGCGCCGTGCGGAGGGTATGATATGGAAACCGTCGGCGTTTCCGTATCTACGGAGTCTCCGAGTCCTAGATCGCATGACGGAATGGCAAGAAAGAAAATCAAGGCTGCCGCTGCCAATACAAAAAAATTTAGGGGGGGGGTATGGAATAGTTTTTTCATAATGTCCCTCTGTGTTAAAATATTCAAAGTTTCGCTGTAGTTGCTTGAAACTTTGCCGCAGATCGACATACAGCGTCTATTTTGTGCAGTAAAATTCGGTTAAAATGACCCTTAGTCGTTAATCGGTATGTTTTATATTTATAAATAGTTATTTTTTAATAATATACAGTATTTTTAATAAAAAGTCACTATGTTGTGTTTTAATAAAATTCTGCGTATAATTAAAGTCAATATGTTACCATAAAATGAAAATATATGGAAGTATATGAGTAAAAAACGAAAAAAAAGCGCGAAACAAAAATATTCAACACAAAAGCCGCTTCAAAAACGCAAAAAATATCCGGTTTTTTTTGCATTTTTCTCTAAACTGTCTGAAAAGCAAAGATTTTATGCCGTATTTTTTTGTGCGCTCGTACTAT from Treponema parvum harbors:
- a CDS encoding Ig-like domain-containing protein encodes the protein MKKLFHTPPLNFFVLAAAALIFFLAIPSCDLGLGDSVDTETPTVSISYPPHGAIIKDSFTLAGACSDDEGVTSISIAVTNTNTHVSYGTYWASISGNSWSANLNARVPAGGYNGWTLPDGNYVFSVTAKDAAGRTSGTSSVALTIDNTPPVFVISSPGVDGTNASSDPTEYGTRFKVSGQIAEDHAVNMTVSVYDTSTDPNNLSPATLLGTYTESNIDISGGTDIVFAKYSAGGTSELNARYAAWYGGASGNKKLYAVISLADSAREYKNPSSGATGNGNSNEGKLYLYDKVYSELMSTSGTGLGLTISDIKQIYNETSTLPESVQTSAKAILTNPSYITNVTKFSINPDASPKYSVIGYGFTAADVGTATFTNSASGGQKVSVSAISGRDGTLVKPETLKAWQFGPYKDSADPGTERVLTPAVLQTIYDDPDAYAADPANAAVKLQLADNSAYTGSSVDSYSWEVQIGSTITAGKYYVIAVSGNDADNTPMTNADDRYYGFKASVSGTPPAITWDNTLPSTFINSADDLGYFNSSDMTFSGKATGGGGINSVQYSVQVTDEQTNLTVGTITGNAIYNSLDNKWTFDLVHGAGYFTCETTSLTNSGRQYLFNVTVTVTGVNGQISTRNRRIHVDTKKPDITISSVSPIVASGTDSLVNGKLTISGSVTESALKNIYYEIFSPASAAAPSYTSSDLGAKYSFSETIRTTDPVYHIQDNTSVKIVYYAKDHAGNVNSYSTTQYLNNGNDSGTPLEVKQSSDKPVVTGSNFYDVALANISATVHQVGNTYYGNLFGVTSNNKLLGTISDDDAVAKVSIGYRTANSSDPFTETTLLTGGNSSTYPFSYSLPSTEGEYEIQFTVLDRTGFAAESNAQPVPSTNITKKNFFVAVDKGSPTLVINNTSGSYYKTGQIFKVTGTASDKTAVTLSGKSNHGSPDTPTNPAFDTPAPPVPEKPWTDTITAAGTEGQTVTLTYSAKDKYGQETSSSINYTIDNTAPAIKNDATHKAEVNSTDYDSLGATWYNSTALKITDYFEENGSGISAVYYNLNNSINTTLNPDGTLTADGFVNPASAKGEFCAFSATISGFAEGSNILYIAATDNAGNVSAVKTYTINIDTTAPTIESSSTSVILTNGKADISITGFTTDPKPSPSIQASGVTAVSVYIGNTTNKIASDNPSATPSYGSLVLGAPDSDGKRAWTLTIDAADGSGNANAWFSSLGSESGVYALVTDSAGNKIDNIKIASLSVDTTAPTVSFTVPAENARVNKTISVSGTSYDNKELSSVALSYTTSTAVSPPESDWHLLQTFSATDGYNWSYNFNTTDPAHGIADNSVVRLRALATDSAGNTKQEIRSINIDQSSDRPVVSFTNLTLTGMTSSNYVWLIGSNVLRGTVSDDDGVNSIKLIISASIPTDTDWNNETALTLGNGNSWTYTFTSNGSQKVYFQVTDSAGEKFTSQASYSVDAIYLSDDTNTFGTVSHADSVLYLRVDTSAPSAAMTGISTDGLAITNAGKTWTTSYSSVLLGGDKPSFQIKLTANDENGIAHVKAKTSGLTADNGTPVAVANYTAKAMTAANTEAGPSDTIDYYLFENIACSNGSGSMVLTVTVTDSSGHATNITQNLAVDNTAPKIIVQSPSQNTTISGAVSVYGSVDSSSTMYYAVSTNSTVSPDDDNGSTAFTWLDENNVSTSLGDISSKTVYTQINDATLSWYVYFDGDIGGGATGTHAKTLNDYLVDFGVTTTAALQDHSNPFSKIVKLYVWVKAVDSAGNKIEKAHLVQLDPQGDRPTITVDYPDADGEVLGGTVRLSGNVSDNNTVKTAWVQIVSESHIYTANGFNPAGKTFGTVSPFVLTAHDLDYLANAGYNVYKMKDFRPDEPVSSTANTQAKWNEGDTLSVGERAEDFAILANISGGTSWNLKINASDEFNPPQVMLGSSTNKIAFRVYSIDDDGKESIAVNRTAVFDSDNPVISDLYLVQSPSLGSPTVTSSREYIDNMYIKGEWYLTGKATDSDKIKTLSLKINGAAHTLISNCNVQSGSQWQLTDESGGGVNTGKAWSFKYKITSGTETVGKLVCQVTAEDNATNTHTITEDLTINYDNQAPELVNTSDVSYNISGSIRQSNNFYTFGSKVKEPAVGSVNQSGFARVAFYFMRRLTAPAEANLYDIMLSKSSTGHKINVASVTSSPTTLMSGNYIYDSGLYWKVLTVNRDADTLSVLGGVAASNNIRKGGLVKIGGYLYTINSISGTNVTINGSPLYSSPTETAYFAIASVVDNTVTESSGGTITYSSNGINGYYSAPLNDDGDHMIEGVKKSGTDWTWEANVCSKNIPDGPIELHYVVFDAAGNYSIGIVGNTAAYSGYENVNSIAHNYVNQSAFVSNNPPRIAGVRLGTDYDGSDTIGSGEWNTNHAATVVSAAYMASQTEANAQHLGTEMTIGTASVPAFTFKGYSEIKPEITGGNGNLGFKYELGPNTGTPVLSGNSSISLGTGSTDYTLNTMNVIPIQIGDLLASGTTDGARKCVISVYDSTEGTSQFTDSLYAKITMYLAVKVRDGVPPESAINPFYWNTASDNSLFGATADEKKANGHIELEGDLPTTAFNDPSGVKDRDPKASGKISVTGTASDNQRLKRLYLKVPGMETKFAAAGLTHHSVHTSYYLMAEYSVISGTWTGTDAWAAGSISGNYGFKFDVNTNTFTNSGHNVTWTFSWDTSRITNVASSDIGIGVMAEDEGTPSYTTGSGAGFSKRSIDGVTYYADTATYASSQNSAASTTQTTSTTKTPYYKIDVVPYISKMETHLDKAYNSNPSVFSRSATGAYPVRSGETITLKGFNFNGSSSTVKVGSQTISSPGGSGFDTITFTAPSKSGKLSVTVNSITSLNNENAAPTFDANMNPLLYSYNAEGNVINNKLLTDDRELRVWKFNDIVNDSAVRYPTMRVGKDTDQTLGFVYDSGADEVKMYYGGFSFRIDKSFTQWYDTACAVDNYGRIYGSALNADSGGGSGANQAYYGSGYANNGFYAWNTKNVPGRIYANGSYANPGVGTGSSRHAYSSGKKKVCIENTYNGSVFNASRVMNPKISADYYSSTGHVYMTYYDSTTDQVKFRYGEVSGNPNDQNAQLSFTGALANHNNTNFGSGQGYHVVAGFGATGTYNIGTVSTDNTARAGEYSAVGVSNTTENGLTSGTAIVAWYDSSSQSLLMSHNTSPDTATSQSQWGSNTILVDSDFSGWYVDMAVDAKGGIHIAYYGASAGDLKYAYLSDYRDTTPEVVKVDSYLSVGTNISIDVMEKDIGGTTYYVPYISYFISAFTKTSFSVRTAWLSKLGESSVPTGVTNDFFTGSWEVMTVPTSEIPLDYSVGIGIKKNTSNVNSALLGYGTKKGLQTASLE